The sequence below is a genomic window from Pirellulales bacterium.
CTGCTGTTTGACCTGTTGAAGCTTTCCGACCTGCAGGCCACGCGTCAGGAGGGGGCGAAGCCGATCCCGTTCGACGTCAAAACCCTTTCCAGCGAAGATCGCGGCAACTACACCTGGAACGAAATCGAATTCAATTCCACCCCCACTCGTCGGATCAAGGCGATTTTGACGATCCCCAAAGCGACCAACAGCGATCAGAAGTTTCCAGCGGTCGTTTGTATTCACGGTCATGGCGGCAACCGAAACATCGTCTACGATGTCAATTCGCCTTACCGCGCCTTTGCGATCAAGCTGGCCGAAGATGGCTATGTGACGATCTCAACGGATGTTGGCCAGCACGAAGTGTTCGAAGAGGGCCGATCGCTGATGGGAGAGCGCTTGTGGGACGTCTTGCGATGCGCCGATTATTTGACGACCCTTCCGGAAGTCGACACCTCTCGCATGGGCTGCGGCGGATTGTCGCTCGGCGGCGAGATGACGATGTGGCTAGGGGCGATGGATCCGAGGATGAAAGCCACGGTCAGTTCAGGCTTCCTCAGCACGGTTGCCAACTTGAAAAATGGGCACTGCCCGTGCTGGGATTTCCCGCACTTCACTGAAAACTTCGATTTTAGCGATATCTACAGCCTGATTGCCCCGCGGGCGCTGTTGTGCCAAATCGGCGAAAAGGAGGGCGCGCCCGGCGGCTTTCCACCCGCCATCGCTCGGGAAGCGCAAGCGGAAATCGAGCGCGCCTATGCCGTTTTCAATGCAGCCGATCGTACCAAGCTGGAAATCCATCCTGCAGGACACATCTACGCCGTGCCGTCGGGTCAGAAGTTTTTCGACTCGAAGCTGAAAAATGCCAAGGGTGCCGCCAACTGACCCGAGGTCGCTTTGCTAGTCGCCTACATTAGAAACCGTTTGGATCTTTTTTTGCTTTTAAATTCCATGCATCAGGCTGTACCGCGTTCACTAGTTGAATTTGTATCTTACATTGCCGCACTGGCTGTAGCGGCAGGCTGTTCGAGCGGCCCTTCGGCCTTGAAAATGGCATCGATCGACGGCAATGCCGGGCATCAGGCAATTCAAGAGTTTGATGCTAACAGCGATGGCAGTTTGGATGGCGCTGAGCTAGGAAAAGCGCCAGGGCTGAAAGCAGCGCTGGCAAGGGTCGATTCAAACCACGATGGAAAATTGACGGTCGAGGAAATCGATGCGCGGATCGATCAGTGGCGTGCGCTGCAGGTCGCGCTGATGCCGGTGACTTTCACGATCACGCTGGATCAGCAGCGACTGGCCGGAGCCGAAGTGCGGTTAGTACCAGAAAAATTCCTTGGAGCCGGCATCAAGGCCGCTGCCGGCACGACGAGCAACAGCGGAGCCGCTGGGCTATGGATTTCGGATCATCCCGACGAGCGAGGCGTCGGCCCTGGCTTTTACCGGGTTGAAATCACCAAGAAAGAAGGCGGCAAAGAAACGATTCCGGCGAAATTCAACGCGCAAACCGAACTGGGCGTCGAAATGGCCGGCGACAATTTGGACCGGGACTTCGTGCTCAATCTCAGCAGCCGCTAATCGGAGCTCGTGCGCAACACGCCGACAACCTGCGCGAAAATCCTCCGGCAGACGTCTATGCATCGGCACCGGCTCGCCGTCGTCGACGGCCGCTGCGGACGGCGCTCCATTCTTTGGTCAGCGACTCAAAAACATCGGGGGACTCGTAGCGCACCACGTTTTTCCCTTCGGGCATCGGGCCGACCAAGCCGCGAAAGACGGGAAGGCCGCGTAGCCCCAGGTCGGTGCTACAATCGTCCACGCCAATTTGCGTGTGTAGTCGGAAAAGTGGTTCTGGTTTGTCGTAATCGCGAATACGCAGCTTGCCATCGGGACCGCGAGTGACCACCCGGTAGGTGTCTTTGCCCATCGTCTGAACCCTTCTCGTGCATGGATGTTCGACCCGTGCCGGCCATTCGTGGCCTTGGCGTGGTCGATTGCCTTGGGACGTCAGGCCATCCATGACCCAAGAAGCAAACGATGTCACAACCGAAAAGAAGCTGTGACAAGATCAGCTATCGGACGGCAATTGGACCAATTCGCAATCATTTGCGGCTTTCCGTCATAGCGTGGGAATACGAAACAAGTGTTATAGGAGCGTCGCGCCGAACAACCGTCGAAGCTAGACCAAGAATCGTCTCAATTTGAGACTGCCAAAATGGCGCAACCCTGTTGCGAGTCGGTCGTGTCACGACTTGCATCAACCGCATTTTACGATGCCCGTGCGTTTCAAGTATGGCGCAAGTTGTTTACTATAAATGGCTTGCAACGAAATCCGTAGTCGAGCATCGATTCCAGAAATCAACGGCACCCATTTCCAGAAATGGCTGAAACTCGCCGGGCACATCACTTGCGGACAAGATATTAAGCTTTTCCTGATCGTCGCTGCGCTCATCATCTTATTTATCCTTCGTTATCGGGATTTGCGCGTCGCAGACGGTCGGAACGGAGGTACACGCCATGTATAATGCCCACGTTCGATCACGTAAACTGTGGAAATTGCCATTTTCCGCTACAGGAACGCGGCGACCACGAACCCACGGCCAGTTGGGCCGTATAGAAATGAGTAGCGCCACACGCGCACGATCCGAAGCAATTGCCTCGCGAGAAGCATTGTCGCGGCAGACCGATGAAGAGTTGTTGCTCCAATATCGGCTCCACGCTAGCCGTGAGGCATTTGAGGAACTGGTACATCGCTATGAACGCGAGCTGTACAGCTATTTACGTCGGTATTTAACCGATGCGACGCTGGCGGAAGACGTGTTTCAAGCGACGTTTCTCCAACTTCACCTGAAGGCGGATCAGTTCGAAGAGGGTCGGAAAGTGCGCCCATGGCTTTACACGATCGCTACCAACCAGGCGATCGATGCGCAGCGCCGTAATCGTCGGCATAAGATGGTCAGCTTGGATCGCCGCGGCAGTCAAGACGCGGCGCGAGACGACGTCGGTTCGCTGGTCGAGCTGCTCACCAGCAAAGAGCCGGGCGCCATCTCGAACCTCGAAGGCGAAGAACGCCGCGAGTGGATCCAGCAGGCCGTTGCAGAGTTGCCCGACGCCCTCCGTGAAGCGGTGCTGCTGGTTTACTATCAGGGAATGAAGTATCGAGAAGCGGCCGATGTACTCGGAATTCCTGTCGGAACGGTGAAAAGCCGAATGCACGCCGCAATCCTCAAACTTAACGAAGCTTGGACTCAAACGCACCCCGCGGACCATGAGTAATCTCGCCCCGGAACGATTGCTCGGCTATCTACTCGACGCTTGCGAAGCCGACGAGCGACAACAAATCGAGCAACACTTACAGCAAGATGAATCGCTTCGACGACAATGCGAACTGCTGAACAAGGCGATCGCACCGTTGGCATGCGACAAAGCACACCTCGAACCACCGCAGGGCCTGGCGCAGCGGTGTTGCGAACACGTTTTTGCGCGGCTCGAATTGATGCCGGCGGCGCTTTCGCCGCTGGGAGGCGCGGCGGTGATCGGCGGGAGAGGCCGGCGCTGGTCGTGGCTCGATGTGTCGGTGGCCGCCGCGGTGGCCGCCGCCGTACTGTTCCTCATCGGGCCGGCGATTTTTCAAGCGCGACAGCAAGCGCTTCGGTTGACTTGCCAAGACAATCTAAGAGACATTGGCACGGCGCTGTCCAGCTATAGCAATCTGCACGAGGGAATGTATCCTTCGCTCCCGCAACGGGGCGGCGCGGCGTACGCCGGCATGTCTTGGGGCCCGATGTTGAAGGATCACCTCTCCGGCGATGATCGGATGCTTTGCCCGTCGTCACCGAGTCCTTGTAAGTCGCAGCAAGAGTATGTGCCCAGGCTCGATCGCTTGCAAGGAATGACCGACGACCAGATCAAAGCCGCCCTTCCTCAATTGGCCAGCATTTATGGCTTCACGCTCGGATATGACGATGGCGTTCAATATCGAGTGCATCGCAATCATCGCCGGGCGCATTTTGCCGTCGGGTCGGATCCACCCGGCCCAGGGGCGTCAAACAGTCTGAATCATGGCGGCCAAGGGCAAAACGTGTTGTTTGAAGATGGCAGCGTTAAGTTCGTTACCAGCGTCCATCCGTTCAAGGACGACGACATCTTCAGCAATGGCCACGGCAATGTCGCGCCCGGTACCGGCGAAAACGACTCCGTCATCGTCCCCGGCCATTTTCTAATTCGGATCCGCGTCCAAGCGCTCCGAGAGCAGTAACGCCGCGAACATGGCGCTCGCAATGGGCTTTTGCCCCTGCCGTTTCCATGTCGGCATGGGCGTTCCGGCTAGAGCCAACCGACTCTGGTCATCGGTCAACACGATGCTCTAAACCCTGGCAACGGCTGGCATCGCAGGCAGCATTTCACAAGCCGTAAAATTGAGTGAATTGCTGGCAATATCCAGTTCATGGCGCGAGCAGAAATTCGCACTACTCGGCGGCTGAGATCCGGCGCGCAACGATAGCCGTGAACTGCCCCCTGAGTCGAGTTAGCAGAATTGTGGCGGCGTCTGCGCCGTCAGGACGCAGTTCTCGACGCACCTGTTCGGGTTCGAGCGGTACCCCTCGTTTCTTAATCTCCAATCGACCAATTTTTCGTTCGGCAAGCCATGTGCGAAGGCGTTTCACGTGATACGGCATCGTCGCCAGCACTTGAAAGCACGTCATCGCTCCATCTGCAATTGCGCGGTCGGACGTGAAGTACGCGACACCGCTGGCGATCGCGCGCAAGTCATGCTTCTGGGCGAGCGCTCCCTCGAGCTGAGCGGCTAGTACGGCAGAGTCTGGCTCAAACACATACGCGCCGATCTTTTCGGCGGTCGAACATTCAACGTGCCGCTCACCAACAAAACTGGCGATGATTCGCGGCGGCTTGCCGAGATGTCCGCCGATGACTGTCGCCCGACAATCGCCAGGATTTCCTGCCAGGCTGCCACACCAAACCACGAGCTGCCGACATTGCCGGCCGCGGCTGATCCATTCGAGTTCCGCCTCGCGCCACCACGAATCGGTTAGTTCAGCGGCCGGTGCAAGCTTGATGGCGGCGTTTGGATTGACCGCCACCATGCGGTGGAGGGTATCGGCGGAGGGGGTATGCAATTCGACCTTCGTCGTGCGACGGCCGGCGGGCCGGCGATCGGGATCGATGTGCCAGGCGGCAAAGTTCGGTAGATCAAGATCTCCGATGTGGTCGCCCGCGACGCCGAGCGCGAGAACGGTGGCTGAAACGGCACCTAGCTCCACGGAGTTAGCCCGCAAATTCGCTTTGGTCAAGATGACTGGAATCGAGTCGCGATCTACCGCGACCACGGGTCCGCGTTGGGCTAGAGCAATCGCATCGCCGCCGATCCCGCAGCAAAAATCAGCCGTCGCGGACGCCGGAGGAAATTTGCCTGCTTTGTAAGTAGCCACAAGCTCGTCGGTCGCTTGCTCTAAACCTAGGGGCGTGAAGAACATCGAGTCGGCACGGTCGAATTTTTCGCGCCCGCGCATTCTAAGCCCAACCTGTTCCAAGACGAGCCGCGCTCTTGCTGGCGACAGATTCGCCCGCAATCGAGCCGCCAGGCGAACCGGTAGAAAACCGGATCGTTGGCTTTCGATGGCCGCTTCCGCGAGCCATTTTGTGGCCTCCGACCCTATCAGCCAGTCATAGTCGTCAATGTCGGAAGCGTTTGACACCCGATTTCGGCTCAATTAGAATCGACGTAGGTCGTTGAATCGCCGGAGGTTAGGAGTGGCTGGACGTTCGCCGAATCGCGATCGTCCGGACAACACCGGATCCTGGCGCTACACCACCAGATGTTAGTCCCTTGTCTGTCGGAACAGACCGCTTGGTTGCATTCTCGCGCCTGCGGTGTTTAATCGATCACACTCAACCGCGTTTTCGTTCGTCGTAAGAGGAGAGCAGTTCATGGCTGCCCGGGAAAATCAAGGTTTGCAAATCGCCCTGATCGTGTTCGTCATGCTCACGATCATGCTCAGCGTTTCCACGTTTCTATTCTTTCGCAACTATCAGGCCGAGCAACAGCGCGCAAAATCGGCGGAAGAGGAAACGTCGAAAACGAAACAAGCGATGACCGTATTGGAGGGGGACCGGAGCGCGTACGTCAAGTACATCGGCTTTCCTGAGAACGAAAAAAAGGAAACCATTGATGAAGCGATCGCCAAGGATTTCGCCGTCGGCGTCATGCTGGGATTGGCCAGCTTGCCGGAAAACGAGCGGAACTATCGCAAGCTGATTTCAAGTTATGAAGCTCTTGCCAAGAACCAACATGGCCAATTGGCCGATAAAGACAAGCAGTTGCGAGAGGCCAAAGCCGCCTTCGACCAGAAGACCACGGAATACGCCGACAATGTCGCCAAAATCACCAAAGATAAGGACGATGAAGTCGCCAAGTATGCCGAAGAGCGAAAAAACCGCGAAGATCAAATCGCTCTGTTGGTCAAGACAAAAGATCAGTTGCTTGCCGAAAAAGATACTGCCGCAAAAGCCCTCGGCGACCTGAAGGCCCAGACCGACAAGGAACTCAACACGCTCAAAGATGCAGTCACAAAAAAAGACGATACCATTCAGGGCCTCAAACTTAATATCAATGAAGTCACGAAACAATACAACGTCACTGCGGCGCCCGACGGCCGCATCGTTTGGGTCAATCAGCGCGAGGGAACGGCGGTCATCAATTTAGGCTCGGCCGACAACTTGCGAAAGCGAATCACGTTTAGCGTGTTCGACCCCGGCACGACCGACGTCAGCGCGCTCAAGTCGGATACATCCGGCAAAGAGGAAGCCGCCACGCCCGCAAGCGCCGCGGTGGTCAAAGGGAGCATCGAAGTCGTCAACATCACCGGCCGCCACATGGCCGAATGCCGAATCTTGCAACATTCGCCCTCGAATCCGATTATTCCAGGAGACGTGATCTACACGCCCGTCTGGCAACCGGGACAGCAAGATCACTTTGCCTTCGCCGGAAAACTCGATATCGACGGCGACGGCGAGGACGACAGCAGCCGCGTGAAGGACATCGTGCGCATCAATGGCGGCGCGATCGATAGCGACATCAACGTCCAAACGCGGTATCTGGTGATCGGCAAATTGGATGATCAGGGAGAAAACTCGGACAGCAGCAAATTACTTGCCGACGCCAAGAAATTTGGCATTCAGCACATTAAGCTCGGGCAGTTTCTCGAAATGATGGGCTTCTCGGCGAAAGCCGCCGAGGGCACGATTGCGCCTGGCGAAGGAATGAGATATCCCAATGCCGGCGAACCAACCGCAAAATTCCGCCCCCGCAATCCTCCCCCCGCTGGCAAGCAAGGCATTTCGGCATTTCAGACCCAGGCAGGGGAAGAGGCGAAAAAGTGAATGACCTTTCCATCTGAAAGGGCGCGCACCCGGCCCGTTTAATTCTGGAGTGCTCGCGATTGCGATTTTGCGTTGACGGCTCATTGCCTTGCTCGCCAGAATGCGCATCATGGCGCTACTCATCGACGGCTACAATTTGCTCAATGCCACCAACATTTTGGGGCGCGGCCGAGGTCCGGGCGGTTTGGAACGGGCTCGAAATGCGCTGC
It includes:
- a CDS encoding sigma-70 family RNA polymerase sigma factor produces the protein MSSATRARSEAIASREALSRQTDEELLLQYRLHASREAFEELVHRYERELYSYLRRYLTDATLAEDVFQATFLQLHLKADQFEEGRKVRPWLYTIATNQAIDAQRRNRRHKMVSLDRRGSQDAARDDVGSLVELLTSKEPGAISNLEGEERREWIQQAVAELPDALREAVLLVYYQGMKYREAADVLGIPVGTVKSRMHAAILKLNEAWTQTHPADHE
- a CDS encoding acetylxylan esterase, which translates into the protein LLFDLLKLSDLQATRQEGAKPIPFDVKTLSSEDRGNYTWNEIEFNSTPTRRIKAILTIPKATNSDQKFPAVVCIHGHGGNRNIVYDVNSPYRAFAIKLAEDGYVTISTDVGQHEVFEEGRSLMGERLWDVLRCADYLTTLPEVDTSRMGCGGLSLGGEMTMWLGAMDPRMKATVSSGFLSTVANLKNGHCPCWDFPHFTENFDFSDIYSLIAPRALLCQIGEKEGAPGGFPPAIAREAQAEIERAYAVFNAADRTKLEIHPAGHIYAVPSGQKFFDSKLKNAKGAAN